TACCGCGCGGAAGTTAAAATCAACGACGGCGGCAACTCGGGCGTTTACTTTCGCACCACACGCAAACCCGGTTTCATGGACGGCTATGAAGCCCAAGTCGACAGCACCCATACCGATCCCATTCGCACCGGTTCGCTATACGGTTTCTGCCATGTGTACCCACAGTTGGTCAAACCAGACACCTGGTTCACCTACGAGATCGAAGTCAAAGACGACAACTGGCGCGGACGCGACATGACTCGCATCAAGATCACCGTCGATGGCAACGAGTTGTACGAATACATGGACTTCGAAAAGACCTACGGCCCCGGCCACTTCGCATTCCAACAACACGACCCGGGCAGCATCGTGCACATCCGAAAATCGGAAGTCATGCCACTGGACGACTAGTTCATTCTTTGGACTACAAAAGAGCGCCGTCTTTCAAGGCAACCGCTCCAGCATCGTCTGAATCCAACAGCGGCGATCACTCCGCCGCTGTTGGAACCATCGCTAGCGATCCAAATCGGACTACGCGTAATAGATGGCGATGAAGCGTTGATCCTTGAACGTCGTGTTGGCATCCAAAACTAAAACGCCATCTTCGTCGTTGTAGATCGCGGTTCCTTGGCGAGTGTAGATGGTCTCGTTTGCTTTGAAGAACGATTCGGAGATATCGATCAGGCCGGAACTGGCATTGAATATCGCGCCACCGTAAACGTTCGCTTGATTGAACATTAAGTTCGTATCAACGATGTTGGTCGATCCTTCGTTGTAGATGGCTCCTCCACTGGAGAGACTAACGTTGTTGTTGAGAACGGAATCAATGATGGTGGCCTGTCCGCCCAGGATCGCTAAACCTCCGCCATTTGCTCCAGAACTATTGCCGTCGAAACGGCTGTCCAACAGGTTGAGTGAGCTGCCGTCAAAGAAAATTCCGCCTCCCCTTGAAGCGGTGTCATTGTCGATGAATTTCGTGTCGGTGA
The DNA window shown above is from Rhodopirellula bahusiensis and carries:
- a CDS encoding 3-keto-disaccharide hydrolase; the protein is MTNLVHSLRYPMGLALALCVSFAGLSVSGEDDAKGDESAKWTTLFDGETLEGWEKVGRDDSKWEVVDGVIKGTGGVSMLVNTSGPYKNFRYRAEVKINDGGNSGVYFRTTRKPGFMDGYEAQVDSTHTDPIRTGSLYGFCHVYPQLVKPDTWFTYEIEVKDDNWRGRDMTRIKITVDGNELYEYMDFEKTYGPGHFAFQQHDPGSIVHIRKSEVMPLDD